The segment GGTGCTGGCTTCGTAGAACAGGCCGATGACGGTCTTGCCGCGCAGCGTCGGCACCTTCTTGATCTCGCGCTCCGAGATCTCGCGAAACGAGGCGGCGGTGTCGAGGAGGTAGAGGATGTCTTCACGGCTCATGCCTTCGAGGCCGAGCAGGTGACGCGCGCTGAAGTCCATAGCTGCTCTCCACTCAAGCCGGGGGGCGCGCGATCACCACCTCGTCGCGCCCGTCGCTTTCCTGCAACCGTACCTGCACCGATTCGTTGACTGCCGTCGGCAGGTTCTTGCCGACGTAATCGGCGCGAATCGGCAGCTCGCGGTGTCCGCGGTCGATCAAAACCACCAGCTGCACACTCTGCGGCCGGCCGAAATCCATCAAGGCATCAAGGGCGGCGCGCACCGTGCGCCCGGTGTAGAGGACATCGTCGACCAACAGCACGCGCCGGCCGTCGATGGCGAAGCGAATGTCGGTGCCCTTCACCAGCGGCTGCTGGCGCGCCCGGCCGAGGTCGTCGCGGTACAAGGTGATGTCGATGATGCCGCTAGGCAGCTCGACGCCCTCGATCTCGGCGATCTTCGCCCGCAAACGTTCCGCCACGTGGACACCGCGCGAGCGGATGCCGATGAGCGCCAACTGCTCGGTGCCCTTGTTACGTTCGAGCACCTCGTGCGCCATGCGCGTGAGCGCGCGCTCGACGCCTTGCGCATCCATGACTATGCGCTCACCCATGCTGACGCCGCAGGTTTCCAGCGGGCAAAAAAAAGCCCCCTCGCCGCGAGGAGGCCGTCACCCACATACCAAGGTTGTTGCTGTAGCCGTTCATCGAACCCCTTCCTGGCCTCTCGGGACCAGACTTAAAAGGTCGGCGATTATCTAGCCCTCGCGGCGGGCGAAGTCAATTCACCGCTTGCGCGCGGAGCCGGGATCAGCCGGCGGCGTGGGCTTTGAGGCAATCGCGGCAGCGGCCGTACAGCTCCATCTTGTGGCCGCTAAGGCGAAAGCCGAGTTGCCGGGCGACCTCTTCCTGGAGGGCTTCGATGCGCTCTTCTTCGAACTCGACGATCTTGCCGCACTCCTCGCAGATGAGGTGGTCGTGGTGCTCGCGGTTGACCCCGCTCTCGTAGCGGGCCTCGCCATCACGGAAGTGGCGCTCGACGGCCAGGCCGCACTCGGTGAGCAGCTTCATGGTGCGGTAAACCGTGGCGTAGCCGATACCCGGGTTAACCTTCTTTACCGCGTTATAGATTTCCTCGACGCTGCTGTGGCGGTTGCTGGCGAAGAAGACGCGGGTGATGTCGTCGCGTTGGGCGGTCGACTTCAGGCGCCGGCGCCGCAGATGCTCCTTGAAGGTGGCGAAACGGTCGCCGGTGGACAGCTTATCCTTCACCCGGTGCACTGGCCGCCTCCGGGGTCGCCCCTTCGAGCAGGCGTCGCGCTGCCGGCGACAAGTAGATGGTCTCGAGCGGCCGGGTGGCGAGTTCATTGGCCAGGATGTCGATCTGCGCCGTGACCGGCAAGCCGCGATCGAGCAGGATGAGGTTCTTCTCGTGTACCCGGCAGCTGCCGCTGCGCACGCGGTAGCCCACCTCGCGCAGCAGCCGCTCCTCGCGCACCTCGATGCCGAGCTGGGTGGCTAACTGTTTGAGCTCATCGAGCATGGCCTGCTGATTCGCACCCGGCCGTGTGTTTTTCACTGCCATGGCTTTTTTCTTACTGGAGGCGGGTGGGCTTGTAAAGCAAGCAACGCCGGCTGGCCCTGAGCGTGCTTGACCTCGCCGGGGGCAGCCTCTAAGGTCGGCCAACTTCTCCCGCTAAGGTTGTGCTCGTGCGCTATCGCCAATCGCTGATCCCGACGCTCAAGGAAAACCCGGCCGATGCCGAGGTCATCAGCCACCAGTTGATGGTTCGTGCCGGGATGATCCGCCAGGTGGCGCGCGGAATTTACAACTTCTTGCCGCTGGGCTTGCGGGTGGTGCGCAAAGTCGAGCAGATCGTGCGCGAGGAGATGAATCGGGCCGGGGCGCAGGAGATTCTGATGCCGGCCGTCTGCCCGGCCGAGCTGTGGCAGGAGAGCGGCCGCTGGGAGCACTACGGCAAGGAACTATTGCGGATGAAGGACCGCTACGAGCGCGACTTCTGCTTCGGGCCGACGCACGAGGAGCTGGTCACCGACATCGTTCGCCGTGAGGTGCGCTCGTACCGCGAGTTGCCGCTCAATCTCTACCAGATCCAGACCAAGTTTCGCGATGAAGTGCGCCCGCGCTTCGGCCTGATGCGTGGCCGCGAGTTCATCATGAAGGACGCCTATTCCTTCCACACCAGCGAGGCCGACTGCTGGCGCGAGTATCAGAACATGGCCGAGGCCTACCGGCGGATCTTCGCACGCTGCGGGCTGACGACGCGACAGGTGGAATCGGACACCGGCGCCATCGGCGGCAGCGCAGCGCACGAGTTCCAGGTGCTCGCCGATTCCGGCGAGGACGCCATCGTCAGCTGCACCCAGTGCCAGTACGCCGCCAACGTCGAGCGTGCCGAGGTGGGCGAAACGCCGCCAGCAACGACGCCGGCCGGCAACCCGACTCGTAAAGTCCGTACGCCGGGCAAGCGTACGGTGGAAGAGGTGGCCGAATTCCTGTCCGAGCCGCCGGCGCGCTTCATCAAGACGCTGCTGTACCTCACCAGCTCCGGCAGCACGGTCGCGGCGCTGGTGCGCGGGGATCACGAGCTGAGCGAGACCAAGCTGAAGACCGCACTGGCGGTAGATTGGGTGGCGCTGGCCGACGAAGACACGGTGCGCCGGGTCACCGGCGCCCCGGTGGGTTATGCGGGCCCGATCGGCCTCAATGCACCGATGCTGGCCGATCGCGCGCTGCGCGGCATCTCCGGTGCGGTGAGTGGCGCGAACGAGGCCGATCATCACCTCGTGGACGTCGATCAGGCGCGCGACTTGCCCGGTGTGCGGTTCGCCGATTTGCGGGCGGCGCGTGCGGGTGATCGCTGCCCGCGCTGTGACGGCGGTAGCTTCGCGGCCCACCGCGGCATCGAGGTCGGCAACATCTTCTACCTGGGCACGAAGTACAGCGTACCAATGAAGGCCGCCTACCTCGACGCCAACGGCCAGGAGCAGCCGCTGGTAATGGGCTGTTACGGCATCGGCATCACCCGCACCGCAGCGGCGGCAGTTGAGCAGCACCACGACGCCAATGGCATCATCTGGCCCCTGGCCATCGCTCCGGCGCAGGTGCACGTCGTCCCCGTCAATTGGAATGACGAGCAACTGCGGTCCACCGCCGAGGCGCTCACCGGCCAACTCGAAGAGGCCGGCGTTGAGGTTTTGCTCGACGACCGCGAGGAGCGGCCGGGGGTGAAGTTCAAAGACGCTGATTTGATTGGCGTGCCGCTGCGGATCACGGTCGGGCCGAAGAGCCTGGCGCGCGGAGCGGTGGAGTTCAAACACCGCCGCGAGGCGCAGGCGAGCGAGCTGCCGGTGAGCGAGGTGGCCGAACGGGTGCGTAACGTGGTCCGGACGGAGATTGGCCGATGACCTTGCAGTGGCCGTTTGGCGGCCATCAGGGCGGCATGCGCAGCCGTCTGATCTTTGCGCTCGATGTCGGCTCGGTCCGCGAGGCGCTCGAACTGGTCGGCCGGCTGGCGCAAGAGGTCGGCATGTTCAAGGTCGGCAAGCAGCTCTTCCTGCACGCCGGCCCCCAGATCGTGCGCGATATTCGCGACCACGGCGGCGAGGTCTTCCTCGATCTCAAGTTCCACGACATTCCGCGCACGGTGGCCAAAGCCGGGGTGGAAGCGGCGCGCATGGGCGTGCGCATGTTCGACCTGCACGCCTCGGGCAGCCTGGAGATGATGCAACGCACGGTGGCCGAGGTCGCTAAAGTGTGCCGCAC is part of the Deltaproteobacteria bacterium genome and harbors:
- a CDS encoding proline--tRNA ligase; amino-acid sequence: MRYRQSLIPTLKENPADAEVISHQLMVRAGMIRQVARGIYNFLPLGLRVVRKVEQIVREEMNRAGAQEILMPAVCPAELWQESGRWEHYGKELLRMKDRYERDFCFGPTHEELVTDIVRREVRSYRELPLNLYQIQTKFRDEVRPRFGLMRGREFIMKDAYSFHTSEADCWREYQNMAEAYRRIFARCGLTTRQVESDTGAIGGSAAHEFQVLADSGEDAIVSCTQCQYAANVERAEVGETPPATTPAGNPTRKVRTPGKRTVEEVAEFLSEPPARFIKTLLYLTSSGSTVAALVRGDHELSETKLKTALAVDWVALADEDTVRRVTGAPVGYAGPIGLNAPMLADRALRGISGAVSGANEADHHLVDVDQARDLPGVRFADLRAARAGDRCPRCDGGSFAAHRGIEVGNIFYLGTKYSVPMKAAYLDANGQEQPLVMGCYGIGITRTAAAAVEQHHDANGIIWPLAIAPAQVHVVPVNWNDEQLRSTAEALTGQLEEAGVEVLLDDREERPGVKFKDADLIGVPLRITVGPKSLARGAVEFKHRREAQASELPVSEVAERVRNVVRTEIGR
- the pyrR gene encoding bifunctional pyr operon transcriptional regulator/uracil phosphoribosyltransferase PyrR; the protein is MGERIVMDAQGVERALTRMAHEVLERNKGTEQLALIGIRSRGVHVAERLRAKIAEIEGVELPSGIIDITLYRDDLGRARQQPLVKGTDIRFAIDGRRVLLVDDVLYTGRTVRAALDALMDFGRPQSVQLVVLIDRGHRELPIRADYVGKNLPTAVNESVQVRLQESDGRDEVVIARPPA
- a CDS encoding transcriptional repressor encodes the protein MNSPPGRSRPSTCRRQRDACSKGRPRRRPVHRVKDKLSTGDRFATFKEHLRRRRLKSTAQRDDITRVFFASNRHSSVEEIYNAVKKVNPGIGYATVYRTMKLLTECGLAVERHFRDGEARYESGVNREHHDHLICEECGKIVEFEEERIEALQEEVARQLGFRLSGHKMELYGRCRDCLKAHAAG